One Aquisediminimonas profunda genomic region harbors:
- a CDS encoding prolyl-tRNA synthetase associated domain-containing protein, translated as MTEEESLLAKLNELAITWRMQDHDAVFTVEESTALHELIPGAHTKNLFLKDAGGQFWLVTAPHDARVDLKALPSRVGSKKLSFGKADDMERLLGVMPGSVTPLAAMNDAEGAVRVVLDARLADQDWVNVHPLRNTATLGLSGPDLIKFLSAVGHEVSIVEVPAPQ; from the coding sequence ATGACCGAAGAGGAATCGCTTCTTGCCAAGCTGAATGAATTGGCAATCACCTGGAGAATGCAGGACCATGACGCCGTGTTCACTGTTGAAGAAAGCACGGCGTTGCATGAATTAATTCCCGGCGCTCATACCAAGAATCTTTTCCTCAAGGACGCAGGCGGCCAATTCTGGCTGGTAACTGCTCCGCATGATGCGCGCGTGGATTTAAAGGCCCTGCCGTCTCGGGTTGGATCCAAGAAACTGAGTTTTGGCAAGGCGGATGACATGGAGCGCCTGCTGGGAGTTATGCCAGGATCGGTAACACCACTCGCCGCGATGAACGATGCGGAAGGCGCTGTTCGCGTCGTGCTTGATGCAAGGCTGGCGGATCAGGACTGGGTTAATGTGCACCCTTTGCGGAATACCGCAACACTTGGCCTTTCAGGACCAGACCTGATCAAATTCCTGTCTGCGGTTGGGCATGAAGTTTCCATTGTGGAAGTACCAGCCCCCCAATGA
- a CDS encoding 2-hydroxychromene-2-carboxylate isomerase translates to MTLSFDLFWSFRSPYSYLVTDRIVAFRNEYDVQCNVRPVYPIAVRQPEFFANSDPLWFSYFARDIHRSAQFLEIPFRWANPDPVQMDPQTRTYPKEQPYIYRLTRLGMAAVERGRGLEFIEQVGRLIWSGAVAGWHEGDHLAEATERAGLDLAILDKQIDEEAARLDLEISMNQDAQREGGHYGVPLMVFDNEPFFGQDRFDQLIWRMQQNGLTRR, encoded by the coding sequence ATGACGCTGAGTTTCGATCTCTTCTGGTCATTTCGTTCGCCCTATTCCTATCTGGTGACAGACCGGATCGTCGCTTTCCGGAACGAATATGATGTCCAATGCAACGTGCGGCCAGTTTATCCGATTGCTGTCCGCCAGCCGGAATTTTTCGCCAATAGCGATCCGCTCTGGTTCAGCTATTTTGCGAGAGACATTCATCGCAGTGCGCAATTTCTCGAAATCCCGTTTCGTTGGGCCAATCCGGATCCTGTGCAAATGGATCCGCAGACGCGGACCTATCCGAAGGAGCAGCCATATATCTATCGCCTGACCCGGCTGGGAATGGCGGCGGTGGAGCGGGGCAGGGGCCTCGAGTTCATTGAGCAGGTTGGTCGCCTTATTTGGAGCGGCGCCGTTGCAGGCTGGCATGAAGGAGATCATCTCGCAGAAGCAACCGAACGAGCGGGGCTGGATCTGGCCATTCTTGACAAGCAGATCGATGAAGAAGCAGCCCGGCTCGACTTAGAGATTTCCATGAACCAGGACGCACAACGTGAAGGCGGGCATTATGGGGTCCCGCTCATGGTTTTTGATAATGAGCCGTTTTTCGGCCAGGATCGCTTTGACCAACTTATATGGCGGATGCAGCAGAACGGGCTCACCCGCCGCTGA
- a CDS encoding L-serine ammonia-lyase: protein MSVSVFELFKIGVGPSSSHTVGPMVAARRFCEWLEDKGFLASTTGLAIDLYGSLALTGKGHATDTALILGLTGATPSTVDLDLAPSIISDVRIRCRISLLGRHDVAFDPEHDLRFLQRERKPFHSNAMTFRAFGSDGVQLAERAYYSVGGGFVVDEDESTSNTRALDSIEIPYDFCSGTELLTLADASGMTFAEIMMANECAREPADKVEEGLDRIAKAMADSIERGCKQAGTLPGGLNVKRRAPYLAAELGARQESNLNDPLVILDWINLWAMAVNEENAAGGRVVTAPTNGAAGIIPAVMRFHDRCYRGTVETRRTFLLTAAAIGALYKRNASISGAEVGCQGEVGVACSMAAAGLTAALGGTNAQIENAAEIGMEHNLGLTCDPVAGLVQIPCIERNAMGAVKAIDASRLALIGDGSHMVSLDKVIETMRQTGLDMRDKYKETSQGGLAVNVVEC from the coding sequence ATGAGTGTCAGTGTTTTCGAACTCTTCAAAATTGGTGTGGGCCCTTCAAGCTCTCACACGGTTGGCCCTATGGTTGCGGCACGTCGTTTCTGTGAGTGGCTTGAGGACAAGGGATTTTTGGCTTCAACGACAGGCTTGGCGATTGATCTTTATGGTTCACTCGCGTTGACCGGCAAAGGGCATGCAACAGATACGGCATTGATCCTAGGCTTAACCGGGGCGACGCCATCGACAGTCGATCTCGATTTAGCCCCTTCAATCATTTCAGATGTCAGGATTCGTTGCCGGATCTCTCTTCTGGGCCGACACGATGTTGCATTCGATCCAGAACATGATCTGCGTTTTCTGCAACGAGAGCGAAAGCCCTTTCACAGCAATGCAATGACTTTCAGGGCATTCGGCTCGGACGGAGTCCAATTGGCGGAGCGCGCCTATTATTCCGTGGGCGGCGGCTTCGTTGTCGACGAGGACGAGTCCACGAGCAACACGCGCGCGCTCGACAGTATCGAGATTCCCTACGATTTTTGTTCGGGCACCGAGTTGCTCACGCTGGCGGACGCCTCGGGGATGACTTTCGCCGAAATCATGATGGCAAATGAATGCGCACGCGAACCTGCTGACAAGGTCGAGGAAGGCCTGGACAGGATCGCCAAGGCGATGGCTGACAGCATCGAGCGCGGGTGCAAGCAGGCTGGCACATTGCCGGGTGGGTTGAACGTAAAACGAAGGGCGCCGTATCTTGCCGCCGAACTCGGCGCGCGGCAGGAATCCAATCTCAATGACCCGCTGGTAATTCTGGACTGGATCAATCTTTGGGCAATGGCCGTCAATGAGGAAAACGCAGCCGGTGGTCGCGTTGTTACTGCACCGACGAACGGGGCAGCCGGTATCATCCCCGCCGTCATGCGCTTTCATGACCGCTGCTATCGCGGCACCGTCGAAACACGACGCACTTTTCTTCTGACTGCGGCAGCAATCGGCGCACTTTACAAGCGCAACGCGTCCATTTCAGGAGCTGAAGTCGGCTGTCAGGGAGAAGTTGGGGTTGCCTGTTCAATGGCAGCTGCGGGCCTCACAGCAGCGCTGGGCGGGACAAATGCACAGATCGAAAATGCTGCAGAAATCGGCATGGAGCACAATCTTGGGCTGACCTGCGACCCCGTCGCAGGACTGGTTCAGATCCCGTGTATCGAACGAAACGCAATGGGCGCAGTCAAGGCAATAGACGCGTCCCGGCTCGCGCTTATCGGGGATGGTTCACACATGGTCAGCCTTGACAAAGTCATCGAAACTATGCGCCAGACCGGTCTTGATATGCGTGACAAGTACAAGGAAACATCGCAAGGCGGCCTCGCCGTCAATGTTGTGGAATGCTGA
- a CDS encoding DUF1330 domain-containing protein, producing MKVTNKVVPDVEQAAAFFSGAEDGPFVMVNLLKFKANAEYPDGTDSHLTGAEAYARYGKAVRAHVEAVGGKTGYAGPVTGLLLGEVEELWDMIALAEYPSRAAMMAMIQSPKYQEIARHRSAGLQGQLNIRTKGTLG from the coding sequence ATGAAGGTCACAAACAAGGTCGTCCCTGACGTAGAACAGGCTGCAGCATTTTTTTCCGGTGCAGAAGACGGCCCATTCGTGATGGTCAATCTTCTGAAATTCAAAGCGAATGCCGAATATCCGGACGGCACCGATTCACATTTGACCGGCGCCGAGGCATACGCACGCTATGGCAAGGCAGTTCGGGCGCATGTTGAAGCTGTCGGCGGCAAGACTGGATATGCAGGACCCGTAACCGGCCTTTTGCTTGGTGAAGTAGAGGAGTTGTGGGATATGATCGCGTTGGCCGAATATCCATCTCGCGCCGCCATGATGGCGATGATCCAGAGTCCGAAGTATCAGGAAATTGCTCGGCACCGTTCCGCAGGACTGCAAGGTCAATTGAACATCAGGACAAAGGGGACACTTGGATGA
- a CDS encoding amino acid permease, which produces MEGVTVFEEDRAANQLSRSLKSRHVSMITFGGIIGAGLFVGSSSAISTIGPAAVLSYALAGFLVLLVMRMISEMAMAIPGVQTFPDFARQGLGNWAGFLVGWLYWYFWVVVIAVEAIAGAKIICGWFPQFEVWEVGVVLMALLTGVNLMSARSYGEFEFWFASTKVIAIIVFILVAGAYALGLTSPAGPTFSNLTAHGGFAPVGTAAIFAGVATTIFSLCGAEIATLAAAESQEGARTIARMTISVSARILIFFVLSILMIVSVVPWNEIEVGTSPFAHALRAMGYGEADLIMNMIVLVAVLSCLNSGIYITSRAMFGLAQNGDAPQSCVKLSRSRVPARAILIASLFSYGALAASVLSPDRVFNFLVNASGAIMLFVYLLIAIAQYRLRTRFEAEAPHRLLIKMWFHPYGTWAAIGGMIGVLIMMGLSKDHAIELWTSIVVAAAFMLGYWLRRKVGTAVGQ; this is translated from the coding sequence ATGGAAGGCGTTACAGTATTCGAGGAAGATCGGGCTGCCAACCAGCTGAGCCGATCGCTAAAGTCGCGCCATGTCTCCATGATCACATTTGGCGGGATTATCGGTGCCGGGCTGTTTGTCGGTTCATCGAGTGCAATCAGCACGATAGGCCCCGCCGCAGTCTTGAGTTATGCGCTGGCCGGATTTCTAGTTCTGCTGGTCATGCGCATGATATCCGAAATGGCGATGGCTATTCCTGGTGTGCAGACCTTCCCCGATTTTGCGCGCCAAGGCCTTGGAAACTGGGCCGGATTCCTTGTGGGCTGGCTCTATTGGTATTTCTGGGTCGTGGTTATTGCTGTCGAGGCTATTGCCGGGGCCAAGATCATCTGCGGCTGGTTTCCGCAGTTCGAAGTCTGGGAAGTCGGTGTTGTCCTTATGGCGCTGCTGACGGGCGTAAACCTCATGTCGGCCCGATCCTATGGCGAATTTGAATTCTGGTTCGCGTCGACAAAAGTCATTGCCATCATAGTTTTTATTCTCGTGGCCGGCGCATATGCTTTGGGTCTTACGTCACCTGCTGGACCTACATTTTCAAATCTCACTGCACATGGTGGATTTGCACCAGTCGGAACGGCGGCGATTTTTGCTGGCGTGGCCACAACTATCTTTTCCCTTTGCGGTGCTGAAATTGCCACGCTCGCCGCTGCAGAGTCCCAAGAGGGAGCCCGCACCATTGCGCGCATGACTATCTCTGTTTCAGCACGGATCCTGATCTTTTTCGTCTTGTCGATTCTCATGATCGTTTCGGTCGTTCCCTGGAATGAGATTGAAGTTGGAACATCGCCATTTGCACATGCCTTGCGAGCGATGGGATATGGTGAAGCGGATCTGATCATGAACATGATCGTGCTTGTCGCAGTTCTCTCATGTCTGAACTCCGGGATCTACATTACGTCCAGGGCCATGTTTGGGCTCGCGCAGAATGGGGATGCCCCCCAGTCATGCGTAAAACTGAGCCGTTCCAGGGTCCCGGCCCGAGCAATCCTCATTGCGAGCCTCTTCAGCTATGGTGCGCTCGCTGCATCGGTTCTCTCTCCGGATCGGGTTTTCAATTTCCTTGTGAATGCCTCCGGTGCAATCATGCTCTTCGTCTACCTTTTGATCGCTATTGCCCAATACCGCTTGAGAACACGGTTCGAGGCGGAGGCACCGCATCGCCTCCTTATCAAGATGTGGTTTCATCCATATGGAACCTGGGCCGCAATCGGCGGAATGATTGGCGTTCTGATCATGATGGGGCTCTCCAAGGACCATGCCATAGAGCTCTGGACCAGCATCGTTGTCGCCGCTGCCTTCATGCTTGGCTACTGGCTACGGCGAAAAGTCGGCACGGCAGTCGGCCAATAG
- the ald gene encoding alanine dehydrogenase — translation MRIGVPKEIKTHEYRVGLTPASVREYVSRGHDVIVETGAGSGIVADDAAYIQAGASIAADASEVFAKADMVIKVKEPQPSEWVMLREGQILFTYLHLAPDPEQTKGLIASGCTAVAYETVTDRDGSLPLLAPMSEVAGRLSIEAAGQALRRSNGGSGVLLGGVPGVQAGRVVVIGGGVVGTHAARMAVGLGAEVTIIDRSIPRLRQLDDMFQGRVRTRFSTTDAIESEVAGADAVIGAVLIAGASAPKLVTRKMLGLMKPHSVLVDVAIDQGGCFEMSHPTTHSDPTFEVDGIIHYCVANMPGAVPQTSSHALNNATLPFGLSLANKGLDAIRSNAGLLAGLNVHRGIVTNEAVAQSLGLECQDGVTALGA, via the coding sequence ATGCGCATCGGCGTTCCAAAGGAAATCAAAACTCACGAATATCGCGTCGGGCTTACCCCGGCTTCTGTTCGAGAATATGTTTCTCGCGGTCATGACGTGATTGTCGAAACGGGCGCAGGCTCGGGCATCGTTGCAGACGATGCCGCCTATATTCAGGCAGGTGCTTCCATTGCTGCCGACGCATCAGAAGTTTTTGCCAAGGCTGACATGGTCATCAAGGTCAAGGAACCACAGCCCAGCGAGTGGGTCATGCTGCGCGAGGGACAGATCCTTTTCACATACCTTCATCTTGCTCCTGATCCTGAACAAACCAAGGGTTTGATCGCTTCCGGCTGCACTGCGGTTGCATACGAAACAGTAACAGATCGCGACGGAAGCCTGCCGCTCCTTGCGCCAATGAGCGAAGTTGCTGGCCGCCTTTCAATTGAGGCTGCAGGTCAGGCACTGCGCCGCTCAAATGGCGGCTCAGGCGTGCTACTTGGCGGTGTTCCTGGTGTTCAGGCAGGCCGTGTTGTCGTTATCGGTGGAGGTGTCGTCGGAACCCATGCAGCGCGGATGGCTGTTGGCTTGGGAGCAGAAGTGACGATCATTGATCGATCAATTCCGCGATTGCGCCAGCTCGATGACATGTTTCAGGGTCGTGTGCGTACCCGTTTTTCTACAACCGATGCCATTGAGTCCGAAGTTGCTGGCGCTGATGCCGTGATTGGTGCGGTACTCATTGCGGGGGCCAGTGCACCCAAACTTGTGACACGGAAAATGCTGGGCCTGATGAAGCCACATTCGGTCCTCGTCGATGTCGCGATCGATCAGGGTGGCTGCTTTGAGATGAGCCACCCAACGACCCACTCGGATCCAACGTTCGAAGTGGATGGTATCATCCACTATTGCGTCGCCAATATGCCGGGAGCCGTTCCGCAAACGTCCAGCCACGCGCTTAACAACGCAACTTTGCCCTTCGGCCTGTCACTCGCAAACAAAGGCCTGGATGCGATCCGGAGCAATGCCGGGCTTCTGGCTGGACTCAATGTGCACAGGGGCATCGTCACCAATGAGGCTGTTGCCCAAAGCCTTGGTCTGGAATGTCAGGACGGCGTCACGGCGCTCGGTGCCTGA
- a CDS encoding MBL fold metallo-hydrolase, translating to MKTRTKWLVGVISFFLLTVLGIRIFQPQLGERAYRNAVEKRAGLDRTEGLPDGLYVALCGTGSPLPNPNRAGPCNVVIAGKRMFLVDAGEGSARNIALMGLPVGRLDAAFITHFHSDHIDGLGPIMLMRWTGAAAKAPLPVYGPTGIERVIAGFDEAYATDNGYRTAHHGPAIAPPGGAGAKAMPFALPDAGKGDSVIVYEGDGLRVTAIRVDHGPVKPAVGYRFDYRGRSVVFSGDTSKSEALIASAKGADLLVHEALQPKLVGLLTTALDEKGIKNTAQITRDIINYHTTPEQAADSAREAGVKELVFNHIVPVIPSPFFYPVFLGDAPNHFKGRMSVGEDGMLFMLPVGSQKIEKKKLL from the coding sequence ATGAAGACGCGAACAAAGTGGCTCGTCGGAGTGATCTCCTTTTTCCTCCTGACAGTGTTGGGTATTCGGATATTTCAACCTCAATTGGGTGAGCGTGCTTATAGGAATGCTGTAGAAAAGAGAGCAGGCCTTGATCGAACTGAAGGGCTACCCGACGGACTTTATGTCGCCCTGTGCGGCACCGGTTCGCCCCTGCCGAACCCGAACCGCGCGGGGCCATGCAATGTAGTTATTGCAGGCAAGCGCATGTTTCTGGTCGATGCTGGCGAAGGATCAGCCCGCAACATTGCCTTGATGGGTCTCCCGGTTGGCCGCCTTGACGCTGCGTTCATCACCCACTTCCATTCCGATCATATCGACGGGTTGGGTCCAATAATGCTCATGCGTTGGACCGGTGCTGCAGCAAAAGCGCCGCTACCCGTATATGGACCAACTGGCATTGAACGAGTCATTGCTGGTTTCGACGAGGCCTATGCGACCGACAATGGCTACCGTACAGCTCATCATGGGCCAGCAATCGCCCCTCCTGGGGGTGCAGGAGCAAAGGCCATGCCTTTTGCCTTGCCCGATGCAGGAAAGGGCGATTCAGTTATCGTCTATGAAGGAGACGGGCTGAGAGTCACCGCCATTCGGGTCGATCACGGACCTGTAAAGCCAGCCGTAGGCTACCGCTTCGATTATCGCGGCCGTTCGGTCGTATTCAGCGGTGACACCTCAAAATCTGAGGCGTTGATCGCAAGTGCCAAAGGCGCCGATCTGCTTGTGCATGAAGCACTGCAACCAAAGTTGGTTGGTCTTCTGACCACTGCGCTTGACGAAAAGGGCATCAAGAACACCGCCCAGATAACACGCGATATTATCAACTACCACACAACACCGGAGCAGGCAGCGGATTCGGCAAGAGAAGCCGGCGTAAAGGAACTGGTATTCAACCATATTGTACCCGTGATTCCTTCTCCATTTTTTTATCCGGTTTTCCTGGGAGACGCGCCCAACCATTTCAAGGGACGAATGAGTGTTGGCGAAGATGGAATGTTGTTTATGCTCCCGGTTGGAAGCCAAAAAATCGAAAAGAAGAAACTGCTCTGA
- a CDS encoding Lrp/AsnC family transcriptional regulator: MMIYSHITTNMCGMDRNDRKILRRLVEQGRSTQFELAEAAALSPSAAARRQRALEESGVIAGYRADLNLRELGYAATVFISISLDSQSDEALSAFEAAAAACPSVLRCHLMSGRDDYLMTVAARSIEDYERIHRQEIATLPRVARIETAFALREVVNRSVPPQVFANS; the protein is encoded by the coding sequence ATGATGATTTATTCTCATATTACGACTAATATGTGCGGAATGGACCGGAATGATCGAAAAATACTCCGCAGACTCGTTGAGCAGGGTCGCAGCACGCAATTCGAACTTGCTGAAGCGGCTGCTCTCTCACCCAGTGCGGCTGCCCGGCGCCAAAGGGCGCTAGAAGAAAGCGGTGTTATCGCGGGTTACCGCGCCGACCTGAATCTTCGAGAGCTTGGTTATGCAGCAACAGTTTTCATTTCTATCAGCTTGGATAGTCAAAGCGACGAAGCCTTGTCGGCCTTTGAAGCCGCCGCCGCTGCCTGCCCGTCTGTTTTGCGTTGTCACTTGATGTCGGGGCGTGATGACTATCTCATGACAGTCGCAGCGCGTTCGATCGAAGATTATGAACGCATTCATAGGCAGGAAATTGCCACCCTTCCCCGTGTCGCGAGAATTGAAACGGCATTTGCGCTGCGCGAGGTTGTCAATCGTTCGGTTCCACCCCAAGTTTTCGCTAATTCGTGA
- a CDS encoding S-(hydroxymethyl)glutathione dehydrogenase/class III alcohol dehydrogenase: protein MKTRAAVAFEAKKPLEIVELDLEGPKAGEVLVEIMATGICHTDAYTLDGFDSEGIFPSVLGHEGAGIVREVGAGVTSVKPGDHVIPLYTPECRQCKSCLSGKTNLCTAIRATQGQGLMPDGTSRFSYKGQTIYHYMGCSTFSNFTVLPEIAVAKIREDAPFQSSCYIGCGVTTGVGAVINTAKVQVGDNVVVFGLGGIGLNVIQGARLAGANKIIGVDINPDREEWGRKFGMTDFLNSKGMSREDTVARIVAMTDGGADYTFDATGNTDVMRVALEACHRGWGTSIIIGVAEAGKEIATRPFQLVTGRNWRGTAFGGAKGRTDVPKIVDMYMTGKIQIDPMITHVMGLEEINTAFDLMHAGKSIRSVVVF from the coding sequence ATGAAGACGCGTGCCGCAGTTGCCTTTGAAGCGAAGAAGCCACTCGAGATTGTGGAGCTTGACCTTGAGGGACCCAAGGCAGGCGAAGTGCTTGTCGAGATCATGGCGACGGGCATCTGCCATACGGACGCTTACACGCTCGACGGATTCGACAGTGAAGGCATTTTCCCTAGTGTTCTTGGGCATGAAGGTGCCGGCATCGTCCGCGAAGTGGGTGCAGGCGTCACGTCTGTAAAGCCCGGCGATCATGTGATCCCGCTTTACACGCCCGAATGTCGGCAGTGCAAAAGCTGCCTCTCAGGCAAGACAAACCTGTGCACCGCAATTCGCGCAACGCAGGGGCAAGGCCTGATGCCCGATGGCACATCGCGCTTCAGCTACAAGGGGCAGACGATCTATCATTACATGGGTTGCTCGACCTTCTCGAACTTCACCGTCTTGCCGGAAATCGCTGTGGCGAAGATCCGGGAGGACGCGCCGTTTCAGTCAAGCTGCTACATTGGCTGCGGCGTCACAACGGGCGTTGGCGCCGTCATCAATACTGCTAAGGTCCAGGTAGGCGACAATGTCGTTGTGTTCGGGTTGGGCGGCATTGGCCTCAACGTCATTCAGGGGGCGCGGCTCGCCGGTGCAAACAAGATTATCGGCGTGGACATCAACCCCGACCGCGAGGAATGGGGCCGCAAGTTCGGCATGACCGACTTCCTCAATTCAAAGGGCATGAGCCGCGAAGACACAGTCGCAAGGATCGTGGCCATGACGGATGGGGGCGCGGATTACACCTTTGATGCGACGGGCAACACGGACGTCATGCGGGTAGCCCTCGAGGCCTGCCATCGCGGCTGGGGCACCAGCATTATCATCGGTGTTGCAGAAGCCGGAAAGGAGATTGCGACACGCCCCTTCCAGCTGGTCACCGGTCGCAACTGGCGGGGTACCGCGTTCGGAGGCGCCAAGGGCCGCACCGACGTTCCCAAGATCGTCGATATGTACATGACCGGCAAGATCCAGATCGACCCGATGATCACTCATGTCATGGGCTTGGAAGAGATCAACACTGCGTTCGACCTGATGCATGCGGGCAAGTCGATCCGCAGTGTCGTGGTGTTCTGA